Proteins from one Monodelphis domestica isolate mMonDom1 chromosome 6, mMonDom1.pri, whole genome shotgun sequence genomic window:
- the LOC100033074 gene encoding olfactory receptor 998 → MEAKNQTVVTEFVFVGFTEHLQQQVLLFLMFLFFYLITVFGNLGMIVLIWIDSQLYTPMYFFLSHLSFVDICFSSTIAPKMLADFFVEKKTISFLGCSAQMWFFGIFVTTECFLLAAMAYDRYIAICNSLLYTVVMSRSVCIHLVVGPYIMGLLNAMTNTVLTFQLPFCGQNVINHFFCDISPLLSLACTDTHLNELVLLIMAGGVGVFSGLTILISYIYILLAILRIRSAEGRSKAFSTCSSHLTAVSIMYGTLFFIYVRPSASFSLDLNKVVSVFYTAVIPMLNPLIYSLRNKEVKNAFRRTLERKKKFFG, encoded by the coding sequence ATGGAAGCTAAGAATCAAACCGTGGTGACTGAATTTGTTTTCGTCGGATTTACAGAACATCTCCAGCAACAGGTTCTCCTCTTTcttatgtttctgtttttctatctCATCACTGTCTTTGGGAACTTGGGTATGATCGTCTTGATATGGATAGACTCCCAGCTTTACACCCCCATGTACTTTTTTCTCAGCCACTTGTCCTTTGTAGATATTTGCTTTTCGTCTACTATTGCCCCCAAAATGTTGGCCGACTTCTTTGTAgagaagaaaactatttctttcctAGGCTGCTCGGCACAGATGTGGTTCTTTGGAATCTTTGTGACCACCGAGTGTTTCCTTTTAGCTGCAATGGCATATGATCGGTATATAGCAATCTGCAACTCATTACTCTATACCGTTGTCATGTCTCGGAGTGTCTGCATCCATCTGGTAGTTGGGCCTTACATCATGGGCCTTCTAAACGCTATGACTAATACTGTCTTAACTTTCCAATTGCCCTTTTGTGGCCAGAATGTCATCAATCATTTCTTCTGTGATATATCACCTTTGCTCTCTCTTGCATGTACTGACACCCACCTCAATGAGTTAGTCCTTCTCATCATGGCTGGAGGTGTGGGAGTCTTCAGTGGTCTGACTATTCTAATTTCCtacatatatatccttttggCCATCCTCAGGATCCGCTCTGCTGAAGGAAGGTCCAAGGCCTTTTCCACCTGCTCCTCACACCTGACTGCTGTCAGCATCATGTATGGGACCCTTTTCTTTATTTATGTAAGACCCAGTGCCAGCTTCTCCCTGGACCTTAATAAGGTTGTGTCTGTGTTCTACACAGCAGTGATTCCCATGTTGAATCCCCTCATCTATAGCTTGAGAAACAAGGAGGTGAAAAATGCATTCAGAAGgacattagaaaggaaaaaaaaattctttgggtAA